A window from Pseudobutyrivibrio ruminis HUN009 encodes these proteins:
- the hydG gene encoding [FeFe] hydrogenase H-cluster radical SAM maturase HydG, translating into MYNVKSLKAEEFIDNQEILDTIEYAEANKNNFELIEELLEKARPVKTAEGCVCKGLTHREASVLLACEEPKYIEKMYQVAQEIKDAFYGNRIVLFAPLYLSNYCVNGCVYCPYHAKNKHIGRKKLTQEEVKAEVIALQDMGHKRLAIEAGEDPVNNPIEYILECINTIYSIHHKNGDIRRVNVNIAATTVENYRKLKEAGIGTYILFQETYNKKSYEELHPTGPKHDYAYHTEAMDRAMEGGIDDVGLGVLFGLESYKYEFAGLLMHAEHLEAVHGVGPHTISVPRVKHADDINPEAFDNSIPDEMFTKIAACIRIAVPYTGMIISTRESEEVRRKMLQVGISQVSGGSRTSVGGYTEEERPHDTEQFDVSDQRTLDEVVRWLMETGHIPSFCTACYRAGRTGDRFMSLCKSGQIINCCHPNALMTLTEYLVDYASEETREIGYKMIEDELKKIPKENVRKTALENIEAIKNSDRRDFRF; encoded by the coding sequence ATGTACAATGTAAAATCTTTAAAAGCAGAAGAGTTTATCGACAATCAGGAAATCTTAGATACTATTGAGTATGCAGAGGCAAATAAGAACAACTTCGAGTTAATCGAAGAATTACTAGAAAAGGCTCGTCCAGTAAAGACAGCAGAAGGATGTGTATGCAAAGGTCTTACTCACCGTGAGGCATCAGTTTTACTGGCATGCGAGGAGCCTAAATACATCGAAAAGATGTATCAGGTAGCACAGGAAATCAAGGATGCTTTCTATGGCAACCGTATCGTTCTCTTTGCACCACTTTATCTTTCAAACTATTGTGTAAATGGTTGTGTTTACTGTCCATATCACGCAAAGAACAAGCACATCGGCCGCAAGAAGCTTACACAGGAAGAGGTTAAGGCTGAGGTTATCGCACTTCAGGATATGGGTCACAAGAGACTTGCCATCGAAGCTGGTGAGGATCCTGTAAACAACCCAATCGAGTACATCCTCGAGTGCATCAACACAATCTACAGCATTCACCACAAGAATGGCGATATCCGTCGTGTAAATGTAAATATCGCAGCTACAACAGTTGAAAACTATCGCAAGCTCAAGGAAGCAGGAATCGGTACATACATCCTCTTCCAGGAGACATACAACAAAAAGAGCTATGAGGAGCTTCACCCAACAGGACCAAAGCACGATTACGCATACCATACAGAGGCTATGGACCGTGCTATGGAAGGTGGAATCGACGATGTAGGACTTGGAGTTCTCTTCGGACTTGAAAGCTACAAGTATGAGTTCGCAGGACTTCTTATGCACGCTGAGCACCTTGAGGCTGTTCACGGCGTAGGCCCTCACACAATCTCAGTTCCACGTGTAAAGCACGCTGACGACATCAATCCAGAGGCATTCGACAACTCAATCCCAGATGAGATGTTCACAAAGATTGCAGCTTGTATCAGAATCGCAGTTCCTTACACAGGTATGATTATTTCTACTCGTGAGTCTGAGGAAGTTCGTCGCAAGATGCTTCAGGTTGGTATTTCACAGGTTTCAGGTGGAAGCCGTACATCAGTAGGTGGCTACACAGAAGAGGAGAGACCACACGATACAGAGCAGTTTGATGTTTCAGATCAGCGTACACTTGATGAGGTTGTTCGTTGGCTTATGGAGACTGGTCACATCCCTTCATTCTGTACAGCTTGCTACCGTGCAGGACGTACTGGTGACAGATTCATGTCACTTTGCAAGAGCGGCCAGATTATCAACTGCTGCCATCCAAACGCTCTTATGACTCTTACAGAGTACCTTGTTGACTACGCTTCAGAGGAGACAAGAGAAATCGGCTACAAGATGATTGAAGACGAGCTCAAGAAGATTCCTAAGGAAAATGTTAGAAAGACAGCTCTTGAAAATATCGAAGCTATTAAGAACTCAGACAGACGTGATTTCCGCTTCTAA
- the hydF gene encoding [FeFe] hydrogenase H-cluster maturation GTPase HydF, with amino-acid sequence MSLNNTPSGQRVHIGFFGIRNAGKSSIVNKLTNQAVSLVSAHKGTTTDPVRKTMELLPLGPVVIIDTAGFDDEGELGELRKERTYRILDEMDIVVLVLDARADHLTEEEVDFLKMVKERKVPYIIIENHVDEVAGHPFEELSSEEKLLYVDATTDDMAAVKQALLQLAPKITEPPLVADLVPEKSTVVLVIPIDESAPKGRIILPQQMVLRDLLDHRCKAICCQPEELTEVLNEDKSVSLVITDSQAFETVSKMVPENILLTSFSILMARYRGSLNTQLKGVAALKNLQDNDKVLIAEACTHHRQCNDIGTVKLPGWIRKHTGKDVDFEFSSGNEFPEDLSKYKLVVHCGGCMINASEMQSRTKHCVEQGVPIVNYGMAIAHFNGILDRSLEVLN; translated from the coding sequence ATGTCCTTGAATAATACACCTAGTGGCCAGCGTGTTCACATTGGCTTCTTTGGAATTAGAAATGCAGGTAAATCAAGCATTGTAAATAAGCTTACAAATCAGGCGGTATCACTTGTGTCTGCGCACAAGGGTACCACCACAGATCCAGTTAGAAAGACTATGGAGCTTCTTCCATTGGGGCCAGTTGTCATTATTGATACAGCTGGTTTCGATGATGAGGGAGAGCTAGGTGAGCTTAGAAAAGAAAGAACATACCGCATCCTTGATGAGATGGATATCGTTGTTTTGGTACTTGATGCCAGAGCAGACCACCTCACAGAAGAAGAGGTTGATTTCCTAAAGATGGTTAAGGAACGCAAGGTGCCATACATCATCATTGAAAATCACGTGGATGAGGTGGCAGGTCATCCTTTTGAGGAACTGTCATCAGAGGAAAAGCTTCTTTATGTGGATGCCACAACAGATGATATGGCGGCTGTAAAGCAGGCACTTCTTCAGCTTGCTCCAAAGATTACAGAGCCACCACTCGTCGCTGATTTAGTACCAGAAAAGAGCACAGTTGTGCTTGTCATTCCAATTGATGAATCGGCCCCAAAGGGACGTATCATCTTGCCTCAGCAAATGGTTCTCAGAGATTTGCTGGACCACAGATGCAAAGCCATCTGCTGCCAGCCAGAAGAGCTTACAGAGGTACTTAATGAAGATAAATCGGTATCACTTGTTATTACTGATTCACAAGCATTTGAAACAGTATCAAAGATGGTGCCTGAAAATATACTTTTGACATCATTTAGCATATTGATGGCAAGATACAGAGGAAGCCTTAACACCCAGCTAAAGGGCGTCGCTGCACTTAAAAATCTGCAGGACAATGATAAGGTTTTGATTGCCGAAGCTTGCACACATCACAGACAGTGCAATGACATTGGCACAGTAAAATTACCTGGATGGATTAGAAAGCACACAGGTAAGGATGTTGATTTTGAATTTTCTTCAGGAAATGAATTTCCAGAGGATTTATCAAAATATAAATTAGTAGTTCATTGCGGGGGCTGCATGATTAATGCTAGCGAGATGCAAAGTCGAACTAAGCATTGCGTGGAGCAGGGGGTTCCAATAGTAAACTATGGAATGGCCATTGCCCATTTCAATGGAATATTAGACAGAAGTCTAGAGGTTTTAAATTAA
- a CDS encoding 4Fe-4S dicluster domain-containing protein: protein MVTSDQSIVRLKHNIMEEVCKLAWKGELDASHKEQVCYEIIPGPRPTYRCCVYKEREIVRQRVILSCAENLPTNPDSKNVVQVIQPACDDCSIASYSVTDNCRFCLGKACLNSCKFGAIAPGDNRMHIDPSKCKECGMCAKECPYGAIVHLERPCKKACPVGAISYDEYGHCVIDDEKCISCGHCIHSCPFGAIGSKTYLVHIIKAILEGKKVYAMCAPATEGQFGEDISMAAVKEACKKIGFTDMVEVGLGGDMTAAYESAEWFEAKEEGRKMTTSCCPAFINMLRKHFPEQFENNMSSTISPMCAISRLLKATQGDDVVTVFVGPCIAKKSEAADESVPGNADYVITFGELRALMRSKGVEFEPVEENYQESSTFGKNFASSGGVAKAVIECMQERGQNTDDIKLMQCAGGAECKKALMLLKSGKLDVDFIEGMICDGGCVGGPSKHKAEREILKARTGLIGKADGRKILENLKNYPMDKFSMYRDGHME from the coding sequence ATGGTAACTTCAGATCAAAGTATTGTGCGTTTAAAGCACAACATCATGGAAGAAGTGTGTAAGCTTGCTTGGAAGGGTGAGCTCGATGCTTCTCACAAGGAACAGGTTTGTTATGAAATCATCCCTGGCCCAAGACCAACATATCGTTGTTGCGTTTACAAGGAGCGCGAAATCGTAAGACAGCGTGTTATCCTTTCATGCGCCGAGAATCTTCCTACTAACCCAGATTCTAAGAACGTAGTACAGGTTATCCAGCCTGCATGTGATGACTGCTCAATCGCATCATACTCAGTTACAGATAACTGCCGTTTCTGTCTTGGAAAGGCATGTCTCAACTCTTGTAAGTTTGGCGCTATCGCTCCAGGTGATAACAGAATGCATATCGATCCTTCAAAATGTAAAGAGTGCGGTATGTGTGCTAAGGAATGTCCTTACGGAGCAATCGTTCACCTTGAGAGACCATGTAAGAAGGCTTGCCCAGTTGGCGCTATTTCTTACGATGAGTACGGTCACTGCGTAATCGATGATGAGAAGTGTATCTCATGTGGTCACTGTATCCATAGCTGCCCATTTGGTGCTATCGGATCAAAGACATATCTTGTACATATCATCAAGGCTATCCTTGAAGGCAAGAAGGTTTACGCTATGTGCGCACCTGCTACAGAGGGACAGTTCGGTGAGGACATCTCTATGGCAGCAGTTAAGGAAGCTTGCAAGAAGATTGGATTCACAGACATGGTAGAAGTAGGTCTCGGTGGAGATATGACAGCTGCTTACGAGTCTGCTGAGTGGTTTGAGGCAAAGGAAGAAGGACGTAAGATGACAACATCTTGCTGCCCTGCTTTCATCAACATGCTTAGAAAGCACTTCCCAGAGCAGTTCGAGAACAACATGTCTTCAACAATTTCACCTATGTGTGCTATCTCACGTCTTCTTAAGGCTACACAGGGAGATGACGTTGTTACAGTATTCGTTGGACCATGTATTGCAAAGAAGTCTGAGGCTGCTGATGAGTCAGTTCCAGGAAATGCAGATTACGTTATCACATTTGGTGAGCTTCGTGCACTTATGCGTTCAAAGGGCGTAGAGTTTGAGCCAGTAGAGGAGAACTATCAGGAGTCATCAACATTTGGTAAGAATTTTGCTTCTTCAGGCGGTGTTGCAAAGGCTGTTATCGAGTGTATGCAGGAGCGTGGACAGAACACAGACGATATCAAGCTTATGCAGTGTGCAGGTGGTGCTGAATGTAAAAAGGCGCTTATGCTTCTTAAGAGCGGTAAGCTTGATGTAGACTTCATCGAAGGAATGATTTGTGATGGAGGTTGCGTTGGCGGACCTTCTAAGCACAAGGCTGAGAGAGAAATCCTTAAGGCTAGAACAGGTCTTATTGGCAAGGCTGATGGACGTAAGATTCTTGAAAACCTTAAGAATTACCCAATGGATAAGTTCTCAATGTACAGAGACGGACATATGGAATAA
- a CDS encoding NADH-quinone oxidoreductase subunit L, protein MEMLVTALICLPFLWAIFPALIHHSKCRAFFVYLGCAIVMILSIITAVQWFRAGGQTLNFSLPYQETFSHVFLVGDILLMFFIMYLCAKYKKTIISLLTIVSTVIPTVLELAGPKIPNSYTMRFDYLTLIMILIIGIVGTLIGVYAVGYMHGYHIHHHKELKDRRSFFLAMIFVFFGAMFGLVFSANLCSLYFFWEITSVTSFLLIGYTRTDEAINNSFKALWMNLLGGCGLAAAISVGYLWYGTVNLFDYIDLVQADPTNIRNMLPIACLAFAALTKSAQFPFSGWLLGAMVAPTPSSALLHSATMVKAGVYLLIRISVAMADNYVGNMVALIGGFTFLAASCLAISVSDGKKVLAYSTISNLGLIVACTGCGYEETIWAAVFLVIFHAVSKSMLFQCVGAIENTTGSRDVEDMQGLISIFPKLAVILMIGIAGMFLAPFGMLISKWAALKAFIDTTSVYVSTLMVLFICFGSATTMFYWTKWMSKILGASPREKSRDLTKKNEYISMFFHAFMMLALILGFPWLSKHVLKPLSNDMFGTATQVISYQNMVIMIVLLVGIFVVPFVNYVLTKGQKAKQVITYMGGANAGDNFNFVSATGDPKEMHIANFYMEDIMGEKKLFTPAIMISTFIIIVYMIIVIGGAF, encoded by the coding sequence ATGGAAATGCTAGTAACAGCGTTAATCTGTCTGCCATTTCTGTGGGCAATTTTTCCTGCATTGATTCATCATTCAAAATGCAGGGCTTTTTTTGTCTATCTAGGATGCGCAATTGTAATGATTCTATCCATCATTACAGCGGTTCAGTGGTTTAGGGCTGGCGGCCAAACACTGAATTTCTCATTACCATACCAGGAAACATTCAGTCATGTTTTCCTTGTAGGCGATATTCTTTTAATGTTTTTCATTATGTATCTTTGTGCAAAGTATAAGAAGACAATTATATCTTTGCTAACCATTGTATCCACAGTGATACCAACCGTTTTGGAGCTGGCAGGGCCCAAAATTCCAAACAGTTACACAATGCGATTTGATTATCTCACATTGATTATGATTTTGATTATTGGAATTGTTGGTACATTGATTGGAGTGTACGCAGTGGGATATATGCATGGCTATCACATTCATCATCACAAAGAGCTAAAGGATAGAAGAAGCTTTTTCTTGGCCATGATATTTGTATTTTTTGGTGCTATGTTTGGTTTGGTATTTTCAGCAAATCTATGTAGTCTGTATTTCTTCTGGGAAATCACATCTGTAACATCATTCCTGTTGATTGGATATACAAGAACTGATGAGGCTATAAACAATTCATTTAAGGCTTTATGGATGAACTTGCTTGGTGGATGTGGATTGGCAGCGGCAATCTCAGTTGGATATTTATGGTATGGAACTGTAAATCTGTTTGACTATATTGATTTAGTTCAGGCAGATCCTACCAACATCAGAAACATGCTTCCAATAGCATGCTTGGCTTTTGCGGCACTTACAAAATCGGCACAGTTCCCATTCTCAGGATGGTTGCTTGGTGCCATGGTTGCGCCTACACCATCATCTGCACTTCTTCATAGTGCGACAATGGTAAAAGCTGGTGTTTATTTGTTAATCAGAATATCTGTTGCAATGGCAGATAACTATGTAGGAAACATGGTAGCCCTTATTGGTGGCTTCACATTCCTTGCTGCATCTTGCCTTGCTATATCAGTTTCTGATGGCAAGAAGGTGCTGGCTTATTCTACAATTTCGAACCTTGGTCTTATAGTTGCATGTACAGGCTGCGGCTATGAGGAGACAATTTGGGCAGCAGTATTTCTTGTGATTTTCCATGCTGTTTCAAAGTCTATGCTTTTCCAGTGCGTTGGTGCTATTGAAAACACAACAGGCAGCCGCGACGTTGAGGATATGCAGGGATTGATTTCAATCTTCCCTAAGCTAGCTGTAATCCTTATGATTGGTATCGCAGGCATGTTCCTTGCACCATTTGGAATGCTTATTTCTAAGTGGGCAGCACTTAAGGCATTTATTGATACTACATCGGTTTATGTATCAACACTTATGGTACTTTTCATTTGCTTTGGTTCAGCAACTACAATGTTTTATTGGACAAAGTGGATGTCAAAGATTCTTGGAGCTTCACCACGTGAAAAGTCACGAGATCTTACAAAGAAGAACGAGTATATTTCGATGTTCTTCCATGCATTTATGATGCTCGCACTTATCCTTGGGTTCCCATGGCTGTCAAAGCATGTGTTAAAGCCACTTTCAAATGATATGTTTGGCACAGCAACACAGGTTATCTCATACCAGAATATGGTCATCATGATTGTACTTTTGGTAGGCATCTTTGTGGTCCCATTTGTAAACTATGTTCTGACAAAGGGACAAAAAGCAAAGCAGGTTATCACATACATGGGTGGTGCCAATGCTGGTGACAACTTCAACTTCGTATCAGCCACAGGTGATCCAAAGGAGATGCACATTGCAAACTTCTACATGGAAGACATCATGGGTGAGAAGAAGCTGTTCACTCCTGCGATAATGATTTCCACATTTATCATTATTGTTTATATGATTATCGTGATAGGAGGTGCGTTCTAA
- a CDS encoding NADH-quinone oxidoreductase subunit H: MTTTRIIIAVLYVLLAPFVIGLLDGFDRKISARMQGRRGPSVLQPFFDIKKLFEKEFLTANKQQLFMIYSYVFFIVLSGVIFFAGFDLLLVVFSLSTAAMFLILAATSTHSPYSSQGTHRELVQIMSCEPMELLVAVGFYLATKTFNVNEIVMNSTYSNIIYLPGFFVGFVFILTIKFRKSPFDISTSHHAHQEVIKGVTSEMVGKEYGMVTLAEWYENAILLGIVGLFFLNSNPLSAIGAIVAILVVWFLEILIDNTSARVKWQLMLKLAWGVTIVAAGMNLFLLEIIMG, from the coding sequence ATGACTACAACTCGAATTATAATTGCAGTACTTTATGTACTTTTAGCACCTTTTGTTATCGGACTTTTAGATGGCTTCGATAGAAAGATTTCTGCACGTATGCAGGGAAGACGTGGACCTTCGGTTCTCCAGCCTTTCTTCGATATCAAAAAGCTTTTTGAAAAAGAATTTTTAACAGCAAACAAGCAGCAGCTATTTATGATTTACTCATACGTATTTTTTATCGTACTATCAGGAGTAATCTTTTTCGCTGGCTTTGATTTATTACTTGTTGTATTTTCACTTTCAACAGCAGCAATGTTTTTGATTTTGGCAGCTACATCAACTCACTCACCATACTCTTCTCAGGGAACGCACAGAGAACTGGTGCAGATTATGTCATGCGAGCCAATGGAATTGTTGGTGGCAGTTGGATTTTATCTGGCTACAAAAACATTCAATGTAAATGAGATAGTGATGAATTCAACATATTCCAACATCATTTACTTGCCAGGATTTTTTGTAGGCTTTGTATTTATTCTTACAATCAAATTTAGGAAGTCACCATTCGACATTTCCACATCTCATCATGCTCATCAGGAGGTCATCAAGGGCGTGACTTCCGAGATGGTAGGTAAGGAGTACGGAATGGTTACACTTGCTGAGTGGTACGAAAATGCAATCCTTCTTGGCATAGTTGGATTATTCTTCCTTAACAGCAACCCACTTTCAGCGATTGGCGCTATCGTTGCAATTCTTGTTGTGTGGTTCCTTGAAATTCTCATCGACAACACATCTGCAAGAGTAAAATGGCAGCTTATGCTCAAGCTTGCTTGGGGCGTAACAATCGTTGCAGCTGGTATGAATCTCTTCTTGTTAGAGATTATCATGGGTTAA
- a CDS encoding NADH-quinone oxidoreductase subunit B family protein yields MSTIHKSPWLLHYDGSSCNGCDIEVLACTTPVYDVERFGVINTGNPMHADIFLITGGINSQNEAVVKQIYEQMPQPKVVIAVGTCACTGGIFKECYNIKGGADTVIPVDIYVPGCAARPESIIDGVVKGIGLFKEKAEALKAEQKAN; encoded by the coding sequence ATGAGTACAATACATAAATCACCATGGCTCCTTCACTATGATGGAAGTAGCTGTAATGGATGTGATATAGAGGTTTTAGCTTGTACTACACCTGTTTACGATGTAGAAAGATTTGGTGTTATCAACACAGGTAACCCAATGCATGCTGATATTTTCCTCATTACTGGTGGTATCAATTCTCAGAATGAAGCTGTTGTAAAGCAGATTTACGAGCAGATGCCACAGCCAAAGGTTGTAATCGCTGTTGGTACATGTGCATGCACAGGCGGAATTTTTAAAGAGTGCTACAACATCAAAGGTGGCGCTGACACAGTTATTCCTGTAGACATCTACGTCCCAGGATGTGCTGCTCGACCAGAGTCAATTATAGATGGTGTTGTAAAGGGCATCGGCCTGTTCAAAGAAAAGGCAGAGGCTCTTAAGGCAGAGCAGAAGGCTAATTAG
- a CDS encoding NADH-quinone oxidoreductase subunit C, with amino-acid sequence MQELKKDLYLIDKAELLQVIMEKKNALWRLCQICCSFPKAENHYEVTYSFANGYDFANYRLIAERDEEVPSISRVYKSAIYYENEMHELWGLNVENIKVDLHDKLYRIDVETPFIEKEDK; translated from the coding sequence ATGCAAGAATTAAAAAAGGATTTATATTTAATCGACAAGGCTGAGCTCCTCCAGGTAATCATGGAAAAGAAGAATGCTCTTTGGAGACTTTGCCAGATTTGCTGCTCATTCCCAAAAGCAGAAAATCATTATGAAGTAACGTATTCATTTGCAAATGGATACGATTTTGCAAATTACAGACTCATCGCTGAGCGTGATGAAGAGGTCCCATCAATCTCTCGTGTATACAAATCAGCAATATATTATGAGAATGAAATGCACGAGCTTTGGGGACTCAACGTAGAAAATATCAAGGTGGATTTACACGATAAGCTTTATCGCATCGATGTAGAGACGCCATTTATCGAAAAGGAGGATAAGTAG
- a CDS encoding nickel-dependent hydrogenase large subunit translates to MGNRSIVPYGPQHPVLPEPIHLDLVLEDEKVLAAIPSIGFIHRGLESLTGKKDFNEMVYVAERICGICSFMHGMSYCMALEDIMNVEVPRRADYLRTIWAEMSRLHSHLLWLGLLADGFGFESLFMHSWRLREKILDMFEASTGGRVIFSVNTIGGVLKDMPNDMLKDFVRQLDDMEKEIRETTSIFLDDYTVKSRLVDVGIITGEDAIRRGAVGPMMRASGINVDMRKNGYAAYNDIDFEVITSNKCDSYARCEVRIGELFQSIDIIRQCVAKIPDTEINTKVTGMPNGESFIRVEQPRGEAFYHVRANGTKFLDRFRVRTPTFANIPALTQTLQGCQYGDVPLLVLTIDPCISCTER, encoded by the coding sequence ATGGGAAACAGAAGTATAGTACCTTACGGCCCACAGCATCCTGTCCTTCCTGAACCAATCCATCTTGATTTAGTTTTGGAGGACGAGAAGGTTTTGGCAGCAATTCCTTCTATCGGATTCATCCACAGAGGACTTGAAAGCCTTACAGGCAAGAAGGATTTCAATGAGATGGTATATGTGGCAGAGCGAATCTGCGGAATCTGTTCATTCATGCACGGCATGAGCTACTGCATGGCACTTGAGGATATTATGAACGTAGAGGTTCCTCGTCGTGCAGATTACTTACGTACAATTTGGGCAGAGATGAGCCGCCTTCACAGCCACTTGCTTTGGCTGGGACTTCTTGCCGATGGCTTTGGATTTGAGTCATTGTTCATGCACTCATGGAGACTTCGTGAGAAGATTCTTGATATGTTTGAGGCATCAACAGGTGGCCGCGTTATTTTCTCAGTAAACACAATCGGTGGTGTGCTGAAGGATATGCCAAATGATATGCTTAAGGATTTCGTTCGTCAGCTGGATGATATGGAAAAGGAAATCCGTGAGACAACAAGCATCTTCCTTGACGACTACACAGTAAAGAGCCGTCTTGTAGATGTGGGCATCATCACTGGAGAGGACGCTATTCGTCGTGGCGCTGTAGGCCCTATGATGAGAGCTTCGGGCATCAATGTTGATATGAGAAAGAACGGCTATGCAGCTTACAATGATATTGATTTCGAGGTAATCACATCTAACAAGTGTGATTCGTACGCTCGCTGCGAAGTGCGTATCGGAGAGCTCTTCCAGTCAATCGATATCATCAGACAGTGCGTTGCCAAGATTCCAGATACAGAAATCAATACAAAGGTTACAGGCATGCCAAACGGTGAGTCATTCATCCGCGTTGAGCAGCCACGTGGAGAGGCGTTCTATCATGTACGTGCAAACGGAACAAAGTTCCTTGATCGCTTCAGAGTCCGCACCCCTACCTTCGCCAACATCCCAGCTCTTACTCAAACACTTCAGGGATGCCAGTATGGCGATGTACCATTGCTGGTGCTCACAATAGACCCTTGTATAAGTTGTACCGAGAGATAG
- a CDS encoding 4Fe-4S dicluster domain-containing protein, protein MGQILPFTKQVLKNLFSEPATTQYPFVQREYPERTRGHVDINKDQCILCGMCMRSCPPGAIKVDRAAKTWTINRFDCIQCGYCTEKCPKKCLSITPGYQEPGPEKFNYSVEVPYEPPKPAAKPAAATAPAGGTKPEA, encoded by the coding sequence ATGGGACAGATATTGCCTTTTACAAAACAAGTGTTAAAGAACCTCTTTTCTGAGCCTGCTACTACTCAGTATCCTTTTGTACAAAGAGAGTATCCAGAGCGCACAAGAGGTCATGTAGACATTAATAAAGATCAGTGCATTCTTTGCGGTATGTGCATGCGCAGCTGCCCACCAGGAGCAATAAAAGTTGACAGAGCAGCGAAAACATGGACTATCAATCGCTTTGATTGTATCCAGTGTGGCTACTGCACAGAGAAGTGCCCAAAGAAATGTTTATCTATTACACCAGGCTATCAGGAGCCAGGCCCTGAGAAGTTCAACTACTCAGTAGAAGTGCCTTATGAGCCACCAAAGCCTGCTGCTAAGCCAGCCGCTGCAACAGCTCCTGCAGGCGGGACAAAGCCAGAGGCTTAG